TTGGCGGCTTGCTCGCCTCCACTTTCCACCTTGGTCACCCCGAACGCGCGATCAAAGCGTTTAGCCAATGGCGCACCAGCTGGTTGTCCCGCGAAGGGATTGCCGCTGTCGTCACGCTCGTCATCATGGGGATTTATGCCCTTGGCGCATTGTTTGGCACGCACATGGGGTTCCTTGGCTTTCTGGGCGCGTTAGGCGCATTGGCCACGGTTTTCACAACGTCGATGATCTACGCCCAACTGAAAACAGTGCCGCGTTGGAAACATTGGACGACGCCTGCGTTGTTCCTGACCCTGTCCATCGGCGGCGGTGCGCTGTTTGCTGGCCAAGTCTGGATCGCAATTGTCCTGCTCGCCGCTGCTGCCGCATTGCAATATTACGCATGGATGTCTGGCGATACACGGTTAGCGGAATCAGGGACAGACCTAAAAACGGCGACAGGTCTTGGCAACATCGGTGAGGTCCGCGCGTTCGAACCACCGCATACCGGCACCAACTATCTGCTGCGTGAATTCGTGCACGTTGTGGGCCGCAAACATGCTGAAAAGCTGCGGATGATCGCAATGGGCTTGGCTTTTGTCCTGCCTGTCCTGCTTCTGATCTTGCCATTCAACCACTTTTTTGCGCTGCTCGCTGTGCTGAGCCACATCGCGGGCGTCTTGACGCTGCGCTGGTTGTTCTTCGCGCAAGCCGAACATGTCGTCGGTCTTTACTACGGTAAACGCTAAGAATCTTCGTCCCGAATATGCCAGTTCGCGGCATCGAATGCGATGTCGCGGGCGGTTTGCTGCAGCATCGGTGCAAGCTTTTCCATCTGTTTCAACGATTGACGCGCCGTGGTGCTGGTCACAGACAACGCACCCAGCGGCCGCCCTTTTTCAGTCAGGATCGGCACCGCGATACAGATAATCCCCGGTTCGTGTTCTTCATCGTCAAACCCGTAACCGCGGGCGACAATCGCATCCAATTCTTCCATCAACGTTTCAGAGTTGGTTAGGGTTTTG
The Rhodobacteraceae bacterium S2214 genome window above contains:
- a CDS encoding dimethyl sulfoxide reductase anchor subunit; the encoded protein is MHPAPSVIIFTTFSGLGFGLLFWLGLGALQPTGFGAFIWFAIAYAMAVGGLLASTFHLGHPERAIKAFSQWRTSWLSREGIAAVVTLVIMGIYALGALFGTHMGFLGFLGALGALATVFTTSMIYAQLKTVPRWKHWTTPALFLTLSIGGGALFAGQVWIAIVLLAAAAALQYYAWMSGDTRLAESGTDLKTATGLGNIGEVRAFEPPHTGTNYLLREFVHVVGRKHAEKLRMIAMGLAFVLPVLLLILPFNHFFALLAVLSHIAGVLTLRWLFFAQAEHVVGLYYGKR